In one window of Paraflavitalea soli DNA:
- a CDS encoding SusC/RagA family TonB-linked outer membrane protein has translation MKIKIFILIWLSLMSTVAGAQHTITRGRVVNDKNEPVSGATIAEPGDLKNGTASDEQGNFVISLKPGSSKKLTVTSVGYLPQTITAVAGTPILIHLSRDLKGLEDVVVIGYGRQKRITSTGAVSTVKGEEIRSVPTASIQNTLIGRLPGFFSQQRSGQPGADAADFFIRGTNSLTGDNAPLIIVDDIEYDYTQLSQLNVNEVESVSILKDAATTSIYGLKGANGVLVVTTTRGRIGKPRINLTVESGINQTIRMPTFLDSYATALLRNEATINDAYGQSQAPVLPFTPDDLQKFKDGSDTYGHPNVNWSEVLFKKASTQSRYNVDISGGNALVKYFTSLGYFSQNGILKDFKPVGDYVNTNYFYRRFNYRSNLDITPTKTLKIRFDVNGRFETVNNPSGTVEGAGLFYELGAFRYMAPYAMPVINPNGSSSYASHQGAVTNNGAINPAFRLANGGYIRSFRNNYNIVVGAEQLLYFVTPGLSAKVNVSYAGNNNEGRNLNRSGLPAYKYNGITNTYLIRDPGQYRMLPYSVASPSGAFNSTTILQASLNYDRTFGSHHFTGLLLLNQRNYINGTAIPINYRGTTARLDYDFKRKYLLGLTIARNGNDLFQENNRYGIFPAVSWGYNLAEEPFFKKLFPFFDMFKIRGSYGLVGSDARYPGTVNSVIQYATTGSNYYGNTTVEGALVNPDVTWEKEKKTDLGLELSMFQGKLTLSGSYFYNFRYDQLIDQKDVSALIGQDLPSRNIGKSDNRGFDGVITYRNNNGKVNYSISANASYAINRIIYISEAPDYPYLAQTGNRLNLVKGYHNIGFYQQDDFDANGKVKKGIPAPQWSVIQPGDLKYVDMNGDGIITDADKTWLSKPNLPSTVLGAEFTIGYKGLTVRALLQGSFGYAVQVTAEGAGDAFNGNLRPWNLERWTPATAATATYPRIGLNSNINNISWQTISDFWMANTWYARLRSLELAYQIPRGWLKSTRIIQNARVYVSGYNLVNIQEMGKFQQDAEIANGTGGAYPNTANFNFGLQLGF, from the coding sequence ATGAAAATTAAGATATTCATATTGATATGGCTTTCGCTGATGTCAACTGTTGCAGGGGCTCAGCATACCATCACAAGAGGCCGGGTTGTAAATGATAAAAATGAGCCTGTAAGCGGAGCTACGATTGCAGAACCTGGCGACCTGAAAAATGGGACCGCTTCTGATGAACAAGGCAATTTTGTCATCTCATTAAAACCTGGCAGTTCAAAAAAACTGACCGTCACCAGTGTTGGCTACCTGCCACAGACCATTACCGCAGTAGCAGGAACGCCCATACTGATCCACCTGTCGCGGGACTTAAAAGGTTTGGAAGATGTGGTCGTAATTGGTTATGGACGTCAGAAAAGGATCACCAGTACCGGTGCTGTTAGCACAGTAAAGGGGGAAGAGATCAGGTCCGTCCCTACAGCAAGCATTCAAAACACCCTTATCGGGCGCTTACCTGGCTTTTTCAGCCAGCAAAGAAGCGGACAACCTGGAGCTGACGCAGCCGATTTTTTTATCAGGGGAACCAACTCCCTCACCGGCGATAACGCACCGCTGATCATTGTAGACGACATAGAGTACGATTACACACAGCTTTCGCAATTAAACGTAAATGAGGTTGAATCTGTTTCCATCCTGAAAGATGCTGCTACGACCTCTATTTATGGATTAAAAGGAGCCAACGGGGTCTTGGTCGTTACTACAACCAGGGGGCGTATCGGAAAACCACGCATCAACCTCACAGTCGAAAGCGGCATCAATCAAACCATCCGGATGCCTACCTTCCTTGATTCGTATGCAACTGCCCTGCTAAGAAATGAAGCCACCATAAATGATGCATACGGACAGTCACAGGCCCCTGTACTCCCTTTTACCCCCGACGATCTGCAGAAGTTTAAAGACGGCTCTGACACTTATGGCCATCCCAATGTCAACTGGTCAGAAGTTTTATTTAAAAAAGCATCTACCCAATCACGCTATAATGTAGATATCAGCGGAGGAAATGCGCTGGTGAAATACTTTACATCACTGGGCTATTTTTCCCAGAATGGTATTTTAAAGGACTTCAAGCCCGTGGGTGACTATGTCAACACCAATTATTTTTACAGGCGCTTTAATTACCGGTCAAATCTTGATATCACGCCAACAAAAACATTAAAGATCCGGTTTGATGTCAATGGCCGCTTTGAAACCGTTAACAACCCCAGCGGGACTGTAGAAGGGGCCGGGCTTTTTTATGAACTGGGCGCATTTCGCTATATGGCCCCCTATGCCATGCCGGTCATAAATCCCAATGGCAGTAGCAGCTATGCTTCACACCAGGGAGCGGTAACCAATAACGGCGCCATTAACCCTGCTTTCCGGTTGGCTAATGGAGGGTATATAAGAAGTTTCAGGAACAACTATAATATTGTGGTAGGTGCAGAGCAGCTGCTTTATTTTGTGACGCCAGGCTTGTCTGCTAAAGTGAATGTTTCTTATGCCGGTAATAACAATGAGGGCCGAAACCTGAACCGAAGTGGTTTACCGGCCTACAAATATAACGGCATTACGAACACCTACTTAATTAGGGACCCGGGGCAATACCGCATGCTGCCTTATTCAGTTGCTTCGCCCAGTGGCGCCTTTAATTCTACCACCATATTGCAGGCCTCACTCAATTATGACCGGACATTTGGCAGTCACCATTTCACCGGACTTTTGTTGCTCAATCAACGGAATTATATAAATGGTACCGCCATTCCCATCAACTACCGGGGCACAACTGCGAGACTGGATTATGATTTTAAGCGCAAATACCTCCTGGGCCTTACCATTGCCCGCAATGGCAATGATCTGTTCCAGGAAAACAACCGGTATGGAATATTTCCGGCAGTATCCTGGGGATATAACCTGGCGGAAGAGCCGTTTTTCAAAAAATTGTTTCCATTCTTCGATATGTTCAAGATCAGGGGATCTTATGGTCTGGTGGGATCAGACGCCAGGTATCCAGGCACCGTCAATTCCGTTATTCAATATGCTACAACCGGTTCAAATTATTATGGCAATACCACCGTGGAAGGTGCGCTGGTAAATCCGGATGTCACCTGGGAAAAAGAAAAAAAGACCGACCTGGGTCTGGAGCTTAGCATGTTCCAGGGAAAGCTTACACTGAGCGGCAGCTATTTTTATAACTTTCGTTATGACCAGTTGATCGATCAGAAAGACGTTTCCGCATTAATAGGGCAAGATCTTCCAAGCAGGAATATTGGTAAATCAGACAACCGGGGATTTGATGGAGTGATCACCTACAGGAATAATAATGGAAAGGTCAATTATTCCATCAGCGCCAATGCTTCTTATGCAATCAACCGTATTATTTACATCAGTGAGGCGCCGGATTATCCTTACCTGGCCCAAACGGGAAACAGGCTGAACTTAGTAAAGGGATATCATAATATTGGGTTCTACCAGCAGGATGATTTTGATGCGAACGGGAAAGTAAAGAAGGGCATTCCTGCTCCGCAATGGAGTGTTATACAGCCGGGTGACCTGAAGTATGTTGATATGAATGGGGATGGCATTATTACAGATGCTGATAAAACCTGGTTGTCGAAACCGAATTTACCCAGCACCGTTTTGGGCGCTGAATTTACAATTGGCTACAAGGGATTAACAGTAAGAGCGTTGTTGCAGGGATCGTTTGGCTATGCCGTGCAGGTAACGGCCGAAGGCGCAGGGGATGCCTTCAATGGCAACCTGCGTCCCTGGAACCTGGAGCGCTGGACACCGGCAACTGCTGCTACTGCTACTTATCCACGCATCGGACTGAATTCTAACATCAACAATATATCCTGGCAAACCATCTCTGATTTTTGGATGGCCAATACCTGGTATGCCCGGTTAAGATCACTGGAGCTGGCTTACCAGATCCCCCGGGGATGGTTAAAAAGCACCAGGATCATTCAGAATGCCAGGGTATATGTTTCAGGATACAACCTGGTGAATATACAGGAGATGGGTAAGTTTCAGCAGGATGCTGAAATTGCAAACGGCACCGGCGGCGCCTATCCCAACACGGCCAACTTCAACTTTGGCTTGCAACTAGGCTTTTAA
- a CDS encoding RagB/SusD family nutrient uptake outer membrane protein, giving the protein MTRRKIYRGILLAGLATVTCFTACKKDFLDQKKLSAIDETAVFQDSTRSLGLINNLYSNLGISFNPRRFNNTGLDAACDESEPLPDPTFYTYRISSGGINANNADGGLWATAFRMIRAANIFLKNKDSIPVTNATRDYWVGQVRFLRAWYLFTLIKHYGGIPMIGDKIFGDNEKIDVARSSYETCIKYVTNELDAAAAALPLSYRPGDVNQLRVTKGTALAVKARMLLYAASPLVNSGPRADDPEHLLTFPSADPERWKQAADAAKAVIDLGVYSLYTASATPLYTLFLQNTPQVEHVLVYWQPTATSNNFYVEASSNPTSRGGMNGWTGTKYFPTQELVDEFDMINGLRITDPASGYPGIGNDMYKNRDPRLTTTLHYNGAIRNMGSFGDQPVNTYTGVIPTGNAAVTSASVDGIYTSTGTITGYFRYKMCNGAGGELYRPWVVMRYAEVLLNAAEATNEYNGPSTDMYDWLKLIRSRAGILPGANNLYGLKADMTKEEMREAIRHERRVELAYEEHRFWDIRRWKIAPVTENAETHGMEITRAANGTFSYRTIVIRRHVFTDAMYFWPIPQSEITKSPLLKQNPGY; this is encoded by the coding sequence ATGACCAGACGAAAAATATACCGGGGCATCCTATTGGCAGGATTGGCTACTGTTACTTGTTTTACCGCCTGCAAAAAAGATTTCCTGGATCAGAAAAAATTATCAGCTATTGATGAAACAGCGGTTTTCCAGGACAGTACCAGGTCACTGGGCTTAATTAATAACCTGTATTCAAACCTGGGAATATCTTTTAACCCCAGGAGATTCAATAATACGGGATTGGACGCAGCCTGCGATGAATCGGAACCGCTGCCCGATCCCACTTTTTACACGTATCGGATTTCAAGTGGCGGCATCAATGCCAACAATGCCGATGGGGGACTGTGGGCAACTGCCTTCCGGATGATCAGGGCAGCCAATATCTTTTTGAAGAACAAAGACAGCATACCTGTAACCAATGCAACGAGAGACTACTGGGTGGGCCAGGTACGTTTTTTAAGAGCATGGTATCTCTTCACATTGATAAAACATTATGGTGGCATACCAATGATCGGGGATAAAATATTTGGCGATAATGAGAAGATAGATGTGGCACGCAGCTCCTACGAAACCTGCATTAAATACGTCACCAATGAGCTGGATGCCGCCGCAGCAGCACTCCCCCTCTCTTATCGTCCGGGCGATGTAAACCAGTTGAGAGTAACAAAAGGGACTGCATTGGCAGTAAAGGCAAGAATGCTTTTATACGCAGCCAGCCCCCTGGTCAATAGTGGGCCAAGGGCAGATGATCCGGAACATCTGCTCACTTTCCCCAGCGCAGATCCCGAACGCTGGAAGCAGGCTGCCGACGCTGCCAAAGCGGTAATTGACCTGGGCGTTTATAGCTTATATACCGCCTCTGCTACGCCCCTGTATACACTCTTCCTGCAAAATACCCCGCAGGTGGAACATGTGCTCGTTTATTGGCAACCCACGGCAACAAGCAATAATTTTTATGTCGAAGCCAGCTCAAATCCCACTTCCAGGGGAGGTATGAATGGGTGGACAGGAACCAAATATTTTCCAACGCAGGAGCTGGTAGATGAATTTGATATGATCAACGGGCTGCGGATAACAGATCCTGCTTCCGGTTATCCCGGTATTGGCAATGATATGTACAAGAACAGGGATCCACGGCTTACCACTACCCTTCATTATAATGGCGCTATCCGGAATATGGGCTCATTTGGCGACCAGCCCGTCAATACCTATACCGGCGTAATTCCAACAGGAAATGCAGCAGTCACCAGTGCAAGCGTTGACGGCATCTATACATCTACCGGCACCATAACAGGCTATTTCAGGTACAAAATGTGCAACGGCGCAGGTGGCGAGCTTTACCGTCCCTGGGTGGTAATGCGTTATGCAGAAGTACTGTTAAATGCGGCCGAGGCAACCAATGAATATAACGGCCCTTCCACTGACATGTACGACTGGCTGAAACTGATACGCAGCCGCGCAGGCATACTCCCCGGGGCCAATAACCTGTACGGATTGAAAGCAGATATGACAAAAGAAGAAATGCGTGAAGCCATCCGCCACGAAAGAAGGGTGGAACTGGCTTACGAAGAGCACCGGTTCTGGGATATCCGCCGCTGGAAGATCGCGCCCGTAACCGAAAATGCTGAAACACATGGCATGGAGATCACCCGTGCTGCAAATGGGACCTTCAGCTACCGCACTATTGTCATACGCAGGCATGTATTTACCGACGCCATGTATTTCTGGCCCATCCCGCAAAGCGAGATCACCAAATCGCCCCTGCTCAAACAAAACCCCGGCTACTAA
- a CDS encoding glycoside hydrolase family 97 protein, translated as MMNNWKNSLFSIGLLAILPAVATAQHVIDASKATLSSPNGDYVVTFCQKQEGNEKKMYYKVDYKQQPFIGESELDIALDNHLSESAMALKVDTHSRWCANLLVKKITYSTVDTTWRPLYGERNLVPDHYKMAEIDFIKEDNPIYPLRVQIRAYNEGVALRFYFPENSKGTYYRVMAEHTSFRFPQGTKAWHTSWGQGPYNLLPIADWPDEAERPLTLQLPDGRYACIAEAGMVDYARTKFRKHPLLPNTIQTSMYTPADMISPFSTPWRVIMAADRAGDLVEHNYLLLSLNEPSRIADDSWIQPGKIMRAMSLTTKEALSTIDFAAKHQLQYVLFDAGWYGPVFSFSSDATKVKIPDFDLPAILQYAKQKGLGVFMYVNQQALLAQSDSIFRVFHDWGVKGVKFGFVQVGSHRWTTWIEEMFRKAAQNKILVNVHDDWRPTGEQRTWPNLLTAEGIRGNEEMPDATHNTVLPFTRYMAGAADYTICYYTNRIKTTHAHQLALAAVYYSPLLTLYWYDKAAVSKNEPELEFWDRIPVNWDQTKVLAGEPGQQAAVARRKGDEWFVGVITNNDARTIRLPLDFLDKKKQYTATVYADDPAAASQTKVSVKTIQVDAKSVQQIKLQASGGLAIWIRPSGKNQQ; from the coding sequence ATGATGAACAACTGGAAGAATAGCCTATTTTCAATCGGCCTGCTGGCAATATTACCGGCAGTTGCAACAGCTCAACACGTGATCGATGCTTCAAAGGCAACGCTGTCATCACCCAATGGGGATTATGTAGTAACTTTTTGCCAGAAACAGGAGGGCAATGAGAAGAAAATGTATTACAAGGTGGATTATAAGCAGCAGCCATTCATTGGCGAATCTGAACTTGATATTGCATTGGACAACCATCTTTCCGAAAGCGCCATGGCATTGAAAGTAGATACACATAGCCGTTGGTGTGCAAACCTCCTGGTAAAAAAGATCACCTATAGCACTGTTGACACTACCTGGCGGCCATTGTATGGCGAACGGAACCTTGTGCCGGATCATTACAAAATGGCCGAAATAGATTTCATAAAAGAAGACAATCCGATCTATCCCCTGCGGGTGCAGATCAGGGCCTACAATGAGGGCGTGGCGCTCCGGTTTTACTTTCCCGAGAACAGCAAGGGTACTTACTACCGGGTAATGGCAGAGCATACTTCTTTCAGGTTTCCGCAGGGAACAAAGGCCTGGCATACCTCCTGGGGTCAGGGCCCCTACAACTTACTGCCTATAGCAGATTGGCCCGATGAAGCGGAGCGCCCCCTTACCCTTCAATTGCCGGATGGTCGTTATGCCTGTATTGCAGAAGCTGGCATGGTGGACTACGCCCGCACCAAATTCAGGAAACACCCGCTACTGCCCAATACTATCCAGACGAGTATGTATACCCCGGCTGATATGATCTCCCCATTTTCCACCCCCTGGCGGGTGATCATGGCAGCAGACCGGGCGGGCGACCTGGTAGAACACAATTACTTATTACTAAGTTTGAATGAACCTTCCCGCATCGCAGACGATTCCTGGATTCAACCCGGTAAGATCATGCGTGCCATGTCGCTCACAACAAAAGAGGCACTATCTACCATCGATTTCGCTGCAAAACACCAGTTGCAATATGTTCTTTTTGATGCCGGCTGGTATGGACCCGTATTTAGCTTTTCATCCGATGCTACCAAGGTGAAAATTCCCGATTTTGACCTCCCGGCTATCCTGCAATATGCAAAACAAAAAGGATTGGGCGTATTTATGTATGTAAACCAACAGGCATTGCTCGCTCAGTCGGATTCGATTTTCCGCGTATTCCACGATTGGGGAGTAAAAGGCGTGAAGTTCGGCTTTGTGCAGGTGGGATCCCATCGATGGACCACCTGGATCGAAGAGATGTTCAGGAAGGCTGCCCAAAACAAAATCCTGGTTAATGTGCATGATGACTGGAGGCCTACCGGTGAACAGCGTACCTGGCCCAACTTACTTACCGCTGAGGGCATCAGGGGAAATGAAGAGATGCCCGATGCCACCCACAACACCGTATTGCCATTTACACGTTATATGGCAGGTGCTGCAGACTATACGATCTGCTATTATACGAACAGGATCAAAACAACACATGCCCATCAACTGGCGCTGGCCGCTGTCTATTATTCTCCCCTCCTGACCCTCTACTGGTATGATAAGGCCGCTGTTAGTAAAAATGAGCCGGAACTTGAATTCTGGGACCGCATTCCGGTAAACTGGGATCAAACAAAAGTCCTTGCCGGAGAACCAGGGCAACAGGCAGCAGTGGCCCGCCGCAAAGGCGATGAGTGGTTCGTAGGCGTGATCACCAATAATGATGCACGCACCATCCGGTTACCACTGGATTTCCTGGATAAAAAGAAGCAATATACCGCCACGGTGTATGCTGACGATCCGGCTGCTGCTTCCCAAACAAAGGTGAGCGTAAAAACCATCCAGGTAGATGCAAAGTCTGTACAGCAGATCAAACTGCAGGCCAGCGGTGGCCTGGCCATCTGGATACGACCTTCAGGTAAAAACCAACAATGA
- a CDS encoding alginate lyase family protein, with amino-acid sequence MNQTKAILFLLLLFYSVTTTAQTFVHPGGLHTQADLDRMKTQVAAGAHPWIDSWNALTVHPKAQNTYTPAAQANMGVSRQRASADAVAAYLNALRWYISGDTSYAACSRKILNAWAYAVNQVPSGQDIPGLMGIAVYEFAVAAEILRLYPNWSSADFNRFKNMMTTYLYPNCHDFLTRHNNTCITHYWANWDLCNITAILSMGVLCDDAAKFNEAITYLKSGAGNGNITKTIPFIHPGGLGQWQETGRDQEHALLGVGMLASICQIAWNQGLDLYGYDDNRLLKGAEYTAKYNLWKDVPYTTYNNCDNVQNYWASEQYAFWGRGRLQRPIWEMIYNHYVVRKGLSAPNVKAMAAVNRPEGFVHDDNLGFGTLCYTLTAAASPYPSSPAPAAPGGLGATASVGKVWLRWLPVATANGYNVLRSTTSSGPYTTIATYRGTYPLYEDTSVTNGTTYYYAVSAINQAGTSNHSAQASATPTAAGALPAGWVHQDIGTVATAGNTGYANVNKGTFIVKGSGAGIGGAADGLSYAYRSITGDVTITARLAAATWNGGGSQKTGIMIRGSLAADAIACSMTTGDGGVREARFGSRSAAGGAMNFQTGNAYTRAPTWFRLKKAGNTVTAYQSTDGQTWFTVGTPVTVPMSGTCYVGLVVASNNANLNTTTFDNISVTGNSNKQKNKVSMLTPK; translated from the coding sequence ATGAATCAAACGAAAGCTATATTATTTCTCTTGTTGCTTTTTTACAGTGTTACAACAACTGCCCAGACATTTGTGCATCCCGGCGGCTTGCACACACAGGCCGATCTGGACCGGATGAAAACCCAGGTGGCAGCCGGCGCCCACCCCTGGATCGATAGCTGGAACGCCTTGACTGTTCATCCCAAAGCACAAAATACTTACACCCCGGCAGCACAGGCCAATATGGGCGTCAGCCGTCAGCGGGCATCAGCCGATGCAGTGGCAGCCTATCTCAATGCTTTGCGTTGGTATATTTCGGGTGACACATCTTATGCAGCCTGTTCACGAAAAATATTAAATGCCTGGGCTTATGCGGTAAACCAGGTTCCCAGTGGACAGGACATTCCCGGATTAATGGGTATAGCCGTGTATGAATTTGCGGTAGCTGCAGAAATACTGCGCCTCTATCCCAACTGGTCATCAGCCGATTTTAATCGGTTCAAAAACATGATGACCACTTACCTGTATCCCAATTGCCATGATTTTTTAACCCGTCACAACAATACCTGCATCACCCATTACTGGGCCAACTGGGACCTTTGTAACATCACAGCCATTTTAAGCATGGGTGTTTTGTGTGATGATGCCGCCAAATTCAATGAGGCCATTACCTATCTTAAATCCGGTGCAGGCAACGGTAATATCACCAAAACAATTCCTTTTATTCATCCCGGAGGTTTGGGTCAGTGGCAGGAAACAGGCCGCGATCAGGAACATGCCTTGTTGGGGGTGGGTATGCTGGCCAGCATTTGCCAGATAGCCTGGAACCAGGGGCTTGATCTCTATGGCTATGATGACAACCGTTTGTTAAAAGGAGCTGAGTATACTGCTAAATACAATTTATGGAAAGATGTTCCCTACACCACTTACAACAACTGTGACAATGTTCAAAACTATTGGGCTTCTGAGCAATATGCTTTTTGGGGCAGGGGCAGATTGCAGCGCCCCATTTGGGAAATGATCTATAACCACTACGTGGTAAGAAAAGGTTTGTCTGCACCCAATGTAAAAGCCATGGCAGCAGTGAACCGGCCCGAAGGGTTTGTGCATGACGACAACCTTGGCTTTGGCACACTCTGTTATACACTCACGGCAGCTGCATCACCTTACCCCTCCTCTCCTGCCCCAGCTGCTCCCGGCGGCTTGGGGGCAACAGCCAGCGTGGGGAAAGTGTGGTTAAGATGGCTACCGGTAGCAACAGCAAATGGATACAATGTACTACGTTCAACAACAAGCAGTGGCCCCTATACTACCATCGCCACCTACAGAGGAACCTACCCTTTATATGAAGATACCAGTGTAACCAATGGCACTACCTATTACTATGCCGTGTCTGCCATCAACCAGGCAGGAACAAGTAACCATTCAGCACAGGCAAGTGCCACACCAACTGCAGCCGGCGCATTGCCTGCTGGTTGGGTACATCAGGATATCGGCACGGTCGCCACTGCAGGTAATACCGGCTATGCGAATGTAAATAAGGGAACTTTTATAGTAAAGGGGTCCGGTGCAGGTATTGGCGGTGCAGCAGATGGTTTGAGTTATGCCTATAGATCGATAACCGGCGATGTGACAATTACCGCAAGGCTTGCAGCCGCCACCTGGAATGGCGGTGGGTCACAAAAAACAGGCATTATGATCCGGGGATCGCTGGCTGCTGATGCCATTGCATGCAGCATGACCACTGGTGATGGCGGCGTCCGGGAAGCCCGGTTTGGAAGTCGCAGTGCTGCAGGTGGCGCCATGAATTTCCAAACGGGTAATGCCTATACACGTGCGCCTACCTGGTTCCGTCTAAAAAAAGCCGGCAATACAGTTACCGCTTATCAGTCAACAGACGGGCAAACCTGGTTTACGGTAGGGACGCCTGTTACGGTACCCATGTCCGGCACCTGTTATGTTGGATTGGTAGTTGCTTCCAACAACGCCAACCTGAATACAACCACGTTCGACAATATTTCAGTAACCGGCAACTCAAACAAACAAAAAAACAAGGTCAGCATGCTCACCCCTAAGTAA